From one Streptomyces sp. R41 genomic stretch:
- a CDS encoding sirohydrochlorin chelatase encodes MSSPTGPASGLPVRMPRPRQPGRHRRPEPLAAPEGAPALVLAVPGTPSAATRSLAEEVVSIARSELPGLDARIGYLDGDDAEFPTLQSVLTHAAEERVARFEQARAAGADVSEPDGPVAIVVPLLAGPDNALLRRVRQAVMDSRVAADLTDVLGPHPLLAEALHVRLSEAGLARADRARLFTVATAADGIILASVGGEEAVQAAGITGMLLAARLAVPVMAAALDEEGAIAATAEQLRGSGSQQLALAPYLIGPELDAGLLDAAAKEAGCSAAEALGPYPAIGKLALAKYTTALGIAPQQPQGAPVR; translated from the coding sequence CAGCCCGGGCGGCACCGCCGTCCGGAACCCCTGGCGGCTCCCGAGGGCGCGCCCGCGCTCGTCCTCGCGGTGCCGGGCACCCCCAGCGCGGCCACGCGCAGCCTCGCCGAGGAGGTCGTGAGCATCGCGCGCTCCGAGCTCCCCGGCCTCGACGCCCGGATCGGGTACCTCGACGGGGACGACGCCGAGTTCCCCACGCTGCAGTCCGTGCTGACGCACGCCGCCGAGGAGCGGGTCGCGCGCTTCGAGCAGGCCCGCGCCGCCGGAGCGGACGTGTCCGAGCCCGACGGCCCCGTCGCCATCGTGGTGCCGCTGCTCGCCGGCCCGGACAACGCGCTGCTGCGCCGGGTCCGCCAGGCCGTCATGGACAGCCGTGTCGCGGCCGATCTGACCGATGTGCTCGGCCCGCACCCGCTGCTCGCCGAGGCGCTGCATGTGCGCCTGTCCGAGGCGGGTCTGGCCCGTGCCGACCGCGCCCGGCTGTTCACCGTGGCGACCGCCGCGGACGGCATCATCCTCGCCTCTGTGGGCGGCGAGGAGGCCGTGCAGGCGGCCGGGATCACCGGCATGCTGCTCGCCGCGCGGCTCGCCGTGCCGGTGATGGCGGCGGCGCTCGACGAGGAGGGCGCGATCGCGGCCACCGCCGAGCAGCTGCGCGGCTCGGGCTCCCAGCAGCTCGCGCTCGCGCCGTACCTGATCGGTCCGGAGCTCGACGCGGGGCTGCTCGACGCGGCCGCCAAGGAGGCGGGCTGCTCCGCCGCCGAGGCGCTCGGACCGTACCCGGCGATCGGCAAGCTCGCGCTGGCCAAGTACACGACGGCGCTGGGCATCGCCCCGCAGCAGCCTCAGGGCGCGCCGGTCCGCTAG